The following proteins are encoded in a genomic region of Brachionichthys hirsutus isolate HB-005 chromosome 14, CSIRO-AGI_Bhir_v1, whole genome shotgun sequence:
- the LOC137903668 gene encoding LOW QUALITY PROTEIN: ribosomal protein eL22-like 1 (The sequence of the model RefSeq protein was modified relative to this genomic sequence to represent the inferred CDS: inserted 1 base in 1 codon), whose translation MALIRPKRPTGDRKTRKGVQWKFTLDLSHPVEDGILDSSNFEAFLKEXIKVNGKTGNLRNVVQVGRVKTRIDVTSEQKFSKRYLKYLTKKYLKKNNLRDWLRVVAVDKETYELRYFQIGRTTARGRRSERRE comes from the exons ATGGCGCTG ATCAGACCGAAGAGGCCCACTGGGGACAGGAAGACCAGGAAGGGGGTTCAGTGGAAGTTCACCTTGGACCTGAGCCACCCTGTTGAGGACGGGATCCTGGACTCTTCTAACTTT GAAGCTTTCCTCAAAG AGATAAAGGTCAATGGGAAGACGGGGAACCTGAGGAACGTCGTCCAGGTGGGCCGCGTGAAGACCCGGATCGATGTCACGTCTGAGCAAAAGTTCTCCAAGAG GTATCTGAAGTACCTCACAAAGAAGTACCTGAAGAAGAACAACCTCCGTGATTGGCTGAGAGTGGTGGCGGTGGACAAGGAGACGTACGAGCTGCGCTACTTCCAGATCGGCAGGACGACGGCGAGGGGGAGGCGGAGTGAACGGCGAGAATAA